A region of Dermabacter vaginalis DNA encodes the following proteins:
- a CDS encoding dihydrolipoamide acetyltransferase family protein: protein MSSITQICLTDPGEGLTEAEIIEIKVKEGDRVEINDPVVTVETAKSAVELPSHVAGIVAKVHVKEGDELNVGEPMFDIETSPEAEQASEPDAPEKADASEKPEETEPKTLVGYGARETPTPRRKKRAIAQSGAEPQVPIDRILAKPPVRKLAKDLGVALHEVLATGRGGVVTRQDVIAASQRSLEQHPAQNPDQTGSFFPSEEKQAPENLAGHMKTPKSQPFPGVTSDEQTTRVPIRSVRKRTAEAMVSSAFTAPHVTVFNEVDMTATLELLDTLKKSREWKDVKISPLVVLAKALLVAIRRNPEVNASWDEESQEIVYKHFVNLGIAAATPRGLIVPNIKDAHLLTLRELAVSINDLAQTARAGQTPLSATRNGTITITNFGVFGIDSGTPILNPGESVILGFGAIKNKPWVVDGEIVSRKVCSLALSFDHRLIDGALGSELLRDVSAVLENPSLGLVWG, encoded by the coding sequence ATGAGTAGCATCACCCAGATTTGCCTCACCGATCCCGGCGAGGGCCTCACCGAGGCAGAGATCATCGAGATCAAGGTGAAGGAGGGCGATCGGGTCGAAATCAACGACCCCGTTGTGACCGTTGAGACGGCGAAGAGTGCGGTCGAGCTTCCCTCGCACGTCGCAGGCATCGTCGCCAAAGTCCACGTGAAGGAGGGCGACGAGCTCAACGTGGGCGAGCCCATGTTCGATATTGAGACTTCGCCGGAGGCGGAGCAGGCGTCGGAACCCGACGCTCCCGAAAAGGCCGACGCTTCCGAAAAGCCCGAGGAGACCGAACCGAAAACCCTGGTGGGCTACGGCGCGCGCGAGACGCCCACACCGCGTCGCAAAAAGCGCGCGATCGCGCAGAGCGGTGCGGAACCGCAGGTCCCGATCGACCGCATTCTCGCGAAGCCGCCCGTGCGCAAGCTCGCGAAAGACCTTGGCGTGGCCCTTCACGAGGTGCTCGCGACAGGACGCGGGGGAGTCGTGACCCGTCAAGATGTCATTGCCGCGTCGCAGCGCTCGCTCGAACAGCACCCCGCGCAGAACCCCGATCAGACCGGAAGCTTCTTCCCGAGCGAAGAAAAGCAGGCGCCGGAGAACCTTGCCGGGCACATGAAAACCCCGAAGAGCCAACCGTTCCCGGGGGTGACGAGCGACGAGCAGACGACGCGCGTACCGATCCGCAGCGTGCGTAAACGCACCGCCGAAGCAATGGTGAGCTCGGCGTTTACAGCGCCGCACGTCACGGTGTTCAACGAGGTCGATATGACCGCAACCCTTGAACTGCTCGACACGCTCAAGAAAAGCCGCGAGTGGAAGGACGTCAAAATCTCCCCGCTCGTCGTGCTCGCGAAGGCGCTCCTCGTCGCGATTCGCCGCAATCCCGAGGTCAACGCCTCGTGGGACGAGGAAAGCCAGGAGATCGTCTACAAGCACTTCGTAAACCTCGGCATCGCCGCGGCTACCCCGCGCGGCCTCATCGTGCCAAATATCAAGGATGCGCACCTTCTCACGCTGCGCGAGCTTGCCGTGAGCATCAACGACCTTGCGCAAACGGCGCGTGCGGGCCAGACGCCGCTCTCCGCAACCCGCAACGGCACGATCACGATCACGAACTTCGGTGTGTTCGGCATCGATTCGGGCACCCCGATCCTCAATCCCGGCGAGTCAGTCATCCTCGGCTTCGGCGCGATTAAGAACAAGCCGTGGGTTGTGGACGGCGAGATCGTCTCTCGCAAGGTGTGCTCACTCGCGCTGAGTTTCGATCACCGCCTCATCGACGGCGCGCTCGGCTCGGAGCTGCTTCGTGACGTTTCGGCTGTTCTCGAGAACCCGAGTCTCGGACTCGTGTGGGGCTGA
- a CDS encoding alpha-ketoacid dehydrogenase subunit beta, which produces MSIEKLPIARAINLGIREAMRADEKVMLMGEDIARLGGVFRVTQGLLDEFGDLRVVDTPLGEAGIVGSAVGLAYRGYRPICEIQFDGFVFPAYNQITTQLAKTHYRTEGRVRMPVVIRIPYGGGIGAVEHHSESPEALFAHTAGLRILTPSNANDAYWLTRQAIESDDPVIMLEPKRRYWVKGEVDTENRPALKHYQANVVREGADLTLVSWGPTVPVALEAAQAAEDDGLSLEVIDLRSLNPIDFDCLQASVTKTGRLVIVHEAPVFGGLGGEIAARLTERCFYSLEAPVMRVGGYHTPYPPARMEHAYLPDLERVLDAVDRSLEH; this is translated from the coding sequence GTGAGCATCGAAAAGCTCCCGATCGCCCGCGCGATCAACCTGGGGATCCGCGAGGCGATGCGCGCGGACGAAAAGGTCATGCTCATGGGAGAGGACATCGCCCGGCTCGGCGGCGTGTTCCGCGTGACGCAGGGGCTTCTCGACGAATTCGGTGATCTCCGCGTCGTCGATACGCCACTCGGTGAGGCCGGCATTGTGGGCTCGGCCGTGGGTCTTGCCTATCGCGGCTACCGCCCGATTTGCGAGATTCAGTTCGACGGCTTCGTGTTCCCCGCCTACAACCAGATCACGACCCAACTCGCGAAGACCCACTACCGCACCGAGGGGCGCGTGCGGATGCCCGTTGTCATCCGCATCCCCTATGGCGGTGGTATCGGTGCTGTTGAGCACCACTCGGAAAGCCCCGAGGCGCTCTTCGCCCACACCGCTGGTCTGCGGATTCTCACGCCCTCCAATGCGAACGACGCCTACTGGCTCACGCGCCAGGCAATCGAATCGGATGACCCCGTCATCATGCTCGAGCCGAAGCGTCGTTACTGGGTGAAGGGCGAAGTGGACACCGAAAACAGGCCCGCGCTCAAGCACTACCAGGCGAACGTCGTGCGAGAGGGTGCGGATCTCACGCTCGTCTCATGGGGTCCGACGGTCCCCGTGGCTCTCGAGGCAGCCCAGGCCGCAGAGGACGACGGCCTCTCGCTCGAAGTGATCGACCTGCGCAGCCTCAACCCGATCGATTTCGATTGTCTCCAGGCCTCCGTCACGAAAACGGGCCGGCTCGTCATCGTTCACGAGGCTCCCGTATTCGGCGGCCTCGGAGGCGAGATCGCGGCGCGCCTCACGGAGCGCTGCTTCTATAGCCTGGAGGCCCCCGTTATGCGCGTGGGCGGCTACCACACGCCGTATCCGCCGGCGCGCATGGAGCACGCCTACCTGCCCGACCTCGAACGCGTTCTTGACGCCGTTGACCGCTCCCTCGAGCACTGA
- a CDS encoding thiamine pyrophosphate-dependent enzyme, whose amino-acid sequence MSVFQTAIPTPASSEPTLQLLSPDGTRTPHDELDAALAHLDFDDLRGFYRDMVIVRAADHEATALQRQGQLGLWASAVGQEAAQIGAGHAARAHDYLVPTYREHGVAWARGIEPWKLLEVWRGINHCGWDPRELMTHPYMIVLGAQAPQAVGYAMGITRDGACGTGDAEVDTAVLALFGDGASSEGEVSEAFTWAASFEAPIVFLSQNNQWAISTATSVQTRVPLAQRSRGWGIPSVRVDGNDVLASYAVSRLALDAARGGQGPRFIEALTYRMNAHTTSDEPRIYRGEDEEKRWAALDPIERFEAYLKREDQLDAAFVERCKEEGHDLSMSLHHHIHALEDPDPIQIFDHVYVDEHPLVAEERAEYIRYIEQFEEEGEGK is encoded by the coding sequence GTGAGTGTTTTCCAGACCGCGATTCCCACCCCCGCTTCTAGCGAGCCGACGCTCCAGCTTCTTTCGCCCGACGGCACGCGCACGCCGCATGACGAACTCGATGCCGCGCTCGCGCACCTCGACTTCGACGACCTGCGTGGTTTCTACCGCGACATGGTGATCGTGCGCGCCGCCGACCACGAGGCGACCGCTTTGCAGCGGCAGGGTCAACTAGGGCTCTGGGCGAGTGCCGTTGGCCAGGAGGCCGCGCAGATCGGTGCGGGGCACGCTGCCCGCGCCCACGACTATCTCGTTCCGACCTACCGCGAGCACGGCGTCGCGTGGGCGCGCGGTATCGAGCCGTGGAAGCTCCTTGAAGTGTGGCGCGGCATCAACCACTGTGGCTGGGACCCGCGCGAACTCATGACGCATCCCTACATGATCGTGCTCGGTGCGCAGGCTCCCCAAGCAGTTGGCTACGCGATGGGGATTACGCGCGATGGCGCATGCGGTACGGGCGATGCGGAGGTCGACACGGCCGTCCTCGCGCTCTTTGGCGACGGCGCGAGCTCTGAGGGAGAAGTTTCCGAGGCCTTTACGTGGGCCGCGAGTTTCGAGGCCCCGATCGTGTTTCTTTCGCAGAACAATCAGTGGGCGATCTCGACCGCGACGAGCGTGCAGACCCGCGTCCCTCTCGCCCAGCGCAGCCGCGGCTGGGGTATCCCCTCGGTGCGCGTTGACGGCAACGATGTGCTCGCGAGTTACGCCGTGAGCCGGCTTGCGCTCGATGCGGCGCGCGGGGGGCAGGGGCCGCGCTTCATCGAAGCACTCACCTACCGCATGAACGCGCACACGACGAGCGACGAGCCCCGCATCTATCGTGGCGAAGACGAGGAGAAACGCTGGGCGGCACTCGACCCGATCGAGCGTTTTGAGGCGTATCTCAAGCGCGAGGATCAGCTGGATGCTGCCTTTGTGGAGCGTTGCAAGGAGGAGGGCCACGATCTTTCCATGAGCCTCCACCACCACATTCACGCTCTCGAGGATCCGGATCCGATCCAGATTTTCGATCACGTGTACGTTGACGAACACCCCCTCGTGGCCGAGGAGCGCGCCGAGTACATTCGCTACATCGAACAGTTTGAAGAGGAGGGCGAGGGCAAGTGA
- the purB gene encoding adenylosuccinate lyase, giving the protein MRLSEIDPALPLTPLDGRYRAQVAPLVDHLSEAALNRTRIIVETEWMIHLLDQGAIPGLRSLTEEERTLLRQIPEDFGAEGIAEHAEIERETVHDVKAVEYYIKRRLAGTSLEPLAEIVHIYCTSEDINNLSYALMIKGALEDVWLPALRDLTADIAQLARECADIPMLSRTHGQAATPTTLGKELAVFAYRLKRQIARLEADEILGKINGATGTWAAHAVSVPGTDWPAIAKSFVEHLGLTWNPLTTQIESHDWQAEIYSDVARAGRILHNLATDMWTYISLGYFRQRLSAQGGTGSSTMPHKVNPIRFENAEANLEISGALFDVLAQTLVTSRLQRDLTDSTTQRNIAPAFGHSLLAISNLKRGLAGLDTDAEQMARDLDANWEVLGEAVQSAMRTLGIQGVEGMDSPYERLKELTRGKRVDGHAMREFITSLGLPEKERERLLALTPATYVGLASSLVDYLED; this is encoded by the coding sequence ATGCGCCTCAGTGAAATTGACCCCGCTCTTCCGCTCACCCCGCTCGATGGCCGCTACCGCGCCCAGGTCGCTCCACTCGTGGATCACCTCAGCGAGGCCGCCCTCAACCGCACCCGCATAATCGTGGAGACCGAGTGGATGATCCACCTCCTCGACCAGGGCGCGATCCCCGGCTTGCGCTCTCTCACGGAGGAAGAACGCACCCTCCTGCGCCAGATCCCCGAGGATTTCGGCGCCGAGGGCATCGCCGAACACGCCGAGATCGAGCGCGAAACCGTGCACGACGTCAAGGCCGTCGAGTACTACATCAAACGCCGCCTCGCAGGCACGAGCCTCGAGCCCCTCGCCGAAATCGTGCACATCTACTGCACGAGCGAAGACATCAACAACCTCTCCTACGCCCTCATGATCAAGGGCGCCCTCGAAGACGTGTGGCTTCCGGCGCTGCGAGACCTCACCGCCGATATCGCGCAGCTTGCACGCGAATGTGCCGACATCCCCATGCTGAGCCGCACCCACGGCCAGGCGGCGACCCCCACGACCCTCGGCAAGGAACTCGCCGTGTTTGCCTATCGCCTCAAGCGCCAAATCGCCCGGCTCGAGGCCGACGAGATCCTCGGGAAGATCAACGGTGCGACCGGAACGTGGGCCGCCCACGCCGTCTCCGTGCCCGGCACCGACTGGCCCGCGATCGCGAAGAGCTTCGTGGAGCACCTCGGCCTCACGTGGAACCCGCTCACAACTCAAATCGAGAGCCACGATTGGCAAGCGGAAATTTACTCGGACGTCGCGCGCGCGGGTCGCATCCTCCACAATCTCGCGACCGACATGTGGACCTACATCTCGCTCGGCTACTTCCGCCAGCGCTTGAGCGCCCAGGGCGGCACGGGAAGCTCCACCATGCCGCACAAGGTCAACCCCATTCGTTTCGAAAACGCCGAGGCGAACCTCGAGATCTCGGGCGCGCTCTTCGATGTTCTCGCGCAGACCCTCGTCACCTCGCGCCTCCAGCGCGACCTCACCGATTCGACAACGCAGCGCAATATCGCGCCCGCCTTCGGCCACTCGCTCCTCGCAATCTCCAACCTCAAGCGAGGGCTCGCCGGCCTCGATACCGACGCCGAGCAGATGGCACGCGATCTCGACGCCAACTGGGAGGTCCTCGGAGAAGCCGTCCAATCCGCCATGCGCACGCTCGGCATTCAGGGGGTCGAGGGGATGGATTCACCGTATGAACGCCTCAAGGAACTGACGCGCGGCAAGCGCGTGGATGGTCACGCGATGCGAGAGTTCATCACGTCGCTCGGCCTTCCTGAAAAGGAGCGCGAGCGCCTCCTCGCCCTCACGCCCGCGACCTACGTCGGGCTCGCCTCCTCGCTTGTCGACTACCTCGAGGACTGA
- a CDS encoding histidinol-phosphate transaminase — translation MAENIHVRSALESIPSYVPGKPAPANAYKVSSNESPFAPLPEIRAALERELAGLNRYPDMAAVRLRTLLAAEHGVEPAQIHVSTGASAVLGDLVRALADQGDEVIFPWRSFEAYPILVQSHGATAVPVPLTELHELDLEAIAEAVTERTRLIFLCSPNNPTGTVLSTPELVAFLERIPDTVTVALDEAYVEFADPDVRADSARAFENFENLVRVRTFSKVHGIAGLRLGYAIAHPRLADALDKVAIPFGASSLAQTAACVALEEPARSELAERVEWIRRERSRVQHALEGLDLGCTLVPSHGNFVYLPLGERTGEFVHFALERGLVVRGYGSDGCRITIAEEAANLRLIAIAQAWDEQKS, via the coding sequence ATGGCCGAAAACATTCACGTGCGAAGCGCGCTCGAGTCGATCCCCTCCTACGTTCCGGGGAAGCCTGCGCCCGCGAACGCGTACAAGGTGAGTTCGAACGAGTCGCCGTTTGCGCCGCTTCCCGAGATTCGTGCCGCGCTTGAGAGGGAACTCGCGGGGCTTAACCGCTATCCCGACATGGCGGCGGTGAGGCTTCGTACTCTCCTCGCGGCCGAGCACGGGGTCGAGCCCGCGCAGATTCACGTGTCGACGGGCGCCTCGGCCGTTCTCGGTGACCTCGTGCGCGCACTCGCCGATCAGGGCGACGAGGTGATTTTTCCGTGGCGGAGCTTCGAGGCGTATCCGATTCTCGTGCAGTCCCACGGTGCGACGGCCGTCCCCGTTCCCCTCACGGAGCTTCATGAGCTCGACCTCGAGGCGATCGCCGAGGCTGTCACGGAGCGTACTCGTCTCATTTTCCTGTGTTCCCCGAACAATCCCACGGGTACGGTGCTCAGCACGCCCGAGCTCGTGGCGTTTCTCGAGCGCATTCCCGATACCGTGACGGTCGCGCTCGACGAGGCCTATGTTGAATTCGCCGATCCCGACGTGCGCGCGGATTCAGCGCGAGCCTTCGAGAATTTCGAGAATCTCGTGCGCGTGCGTACCTTCTCGAAGGTGCACGGCATCGCGGGGCTCAGGCTCGGTTATGCGATCGCCCACCCGCGGCTCGCGGATGCGCTGGACAAGGTCGCGATTCCGTTCGGTGCCTCGAGCCTCGCTCAGACCGCCGCGTGCGTGGCGCTCGAGGAGCCGGCCCGGAGCGAGCTTGCCGAGCGGGTCGAGTGGATTCGCCGGGAGCGCTCGCGGGTGCAGCACGCCCTCGAAGGCTTGGACCTGGGCTGCACACTCGTGCCGTCGCACGGCAACTTCGTGTACCTCCCGCTCGGCGAGCGCACGGGGGAGTTCGTGCATTTCGCGCTCGAGCGGGGTCTCGTGGTGCGGGGGTATGGATCCGACGGTTGCCGGATCACGATCGCGGAGGAAGCCGCAAACTTGCGCCTGATCGCCATTGCGCAGGCGTGGGACGAGCAGAAAAGCTGA
- a CDS encoding metal-sensitive transcriptional regulator yields MNDCCSAPHETAPGYHADKTAYVRRLKRIEGQVRGLQRMLEDDTYCIDVLTQVSAVKRALEAVSLGLVEDHVRHCVRDAATDGSPAVIDEKLTEVLTAVKRLM; encoded by the coding sequence ATGAACGACTGCTGCTCGGCCCCGCACGAGACCGCACCCGGCTACCACGCCGACAAAACCGCCTACGTGCGGCGCTTGAAGCGCATCGAGGGCCAGGTGCGCGGGCTCCAGCGCATGCTCGAGGACGACACGTACTGCATCGACGTGCTCACCCAGGTCAGCGCCGTCAAACGCGCCCTCGAAGCGGTCTCGCTCGGCCTCGTCGAGGATCACGTGCGCCACTGCGTGCGGGATGCGGCCACCGACGGCTCCCCCGCCGTGATTGATGAGAAGCTCACCGAGGTGCTCACCGCCGTCAAACGCCTGATGTGA
- the crcB gene encoding fluoride efflux transporter CrcB codes for MDDQGERGSLRREDPLMRTAEFAAVTSTDTAAVRIEPKPLPFRKGAPWVALGGAAGAVVRYALSVILPATTTLTLVDLPWGTLAANFLGCLILGVLTGYWDERPPKYAQCKLVLGTGFCGGFTTMSTFTSEIAAIIGAGFPLEALKYVTASVLVCVLAVMVGLVAGNRVGVMSTREHAAEGEEAP; via the coding sequence ATGGACGACCAGGGAGAGCGCGGGAGCCTTCGCCGTGAGGACCCGCTCATGCGCACGGCCGAATTCGCGGCCGTCACGAGCACGGACACGGCCGCGGTGCGTATTGAGCCCAAGCCGCTGCCCTTCCGTAAAGGCGCCCCGTGGGTGGCACTCGGCGGCGCCGCCGGTGCGGTTGTGCGCTATGCCCTTTCGGTCATCCTCCCTGCCACCACGACCCTGACGCTCGTCGATCTCCCGTGGGGCACACTCGCTGCCAACTTTCTTGGATGCTTGATCCTCGGCGTGCTCACGGGATATTGGGACGAGCGACCACCGAAGTATGCGCAGTGCAAGCTTGTGCTCGGCACCGGATTTTGTGGCGGTTTCACGACGATGAGCACATTCACGAGCGAGATTGCCGCGATCATTGGCGCGGGCTTCCCGCTCGAAGCCCTTAAATACGTGACCGCGAGCGTCCTCGTATGCGTCCTCGCGGTCATGGTGGGCCTCGTTGCGGGTAACCGCGTGGGCGTGATGAGCACGCGCGAACACGCCGCGGAAGGGGAGGAAGCGCCTTGA